GCTGCCCGACGTCCACCCCGGCGTAGGCGAGCGGGATCGTCTCGACCGGATCCGAACGAACACCGCTCGCCACCGTGCTGCCGTCCGGCAGGACGATCGCCACGTACGGCAGCCGGAGCGCCGCCGCGGCCGTCGCCGCCACGTCCTCCAAGAGCGTCCCCGCGTCCTGGACCGCCTCCAGCCGCTCGCCCAGCCGGGCGAGCACCGCGTACGGGTCGTCCGGTTCGCCGTAGACCAGCCGGTTGACCAGCGCCCGTACCCGCCGGTGGGCCGGTGCCAGCAACAGTGCGACGACGACGGTCGCGACCAGCGGCGCACCCGCTGCCCCGCCGAACAGCGTCCCCAGCAGGCCGACACAGAGCACGTAGACGCCGGCCAGCACTGCCAGGAGCGCGCCCCACAGCAACGAGCGCGCGACCAGCGCATCAACGTCCCAAAGGCCGTGGCGCAGTGCTGCGACCGCGAACCCGACCGACAACGGGACCATCGCCAGTGCCGTGACCGCGGGCCCAGCCGCGAACCCCAGCCCGAACAGCGCCACGCTGGCCGCGAGGCCGAGCAGGATCCAGCTGAGCCGGTCGCGGACCGGACCGCGCGCCGTCCACCACCGGTGCACCAGGCTGATCAGCGACGCTGCGACCGCGACCATCGAGAACACGTTCAGCGGCCACGCGACCTCCGGCCGCGCCGCGGCCGCCAACCCGATCGGGTTCTCCAGGCCGGCCGCGGCCAGCCCCGGCGCGCCCTGCGCATACGGATAAACCGCCCAGTGGACGCTGTGCGTGACGACCGCCGCGAGCGCCAGCGCGAGTACCGGCCACCACCGGCGGGACGCGAGCCGTCCGTCCGGCGCCAGCACCGGCAGCACCGCGGCGATTCCGAGGAGCGCCGCGACCCAGGTCCAGTTGGCCCACCAGAGCAGCACCGGCGCGATCCCCGGGCCGCCCGGCCGGTCGAGTGCCCAGACGCCGTACTCCAGCGCGGCCAGCACCCAGGCCCCGACCAGCCCGATGCCGAGTAGTAACGGCCCGATCGGCAGGCGTGGCCGCGCCGCGACCAGCCAGGCACCGGCGGTGCCGTAGCCGATCCCGATCGCGGCCAGCATCAGCCACCAGACGGTCACCCCGGGTGCGGCGGTCGCGTCGGCGTTCCGCAGGTGCAGGGCCACGCCGATGACCAGCGGTGTCCCCAGCGCCGCCGCGCAGCCGCCGACGACGAGCGGGAGCCGCCCGGCTCTCGGCACCTCGGCGAGCACAGCCACGGCGCTCATCGTCGCCGATCCGGCCGCGCGTGTCATGGGACACCAAGTCCCGTTCGGGCAGGACACCGCGGCCCCGCGCGAACGGGGTCGCCGGCTCAGGCGCTCGGGACGGACGCGAACCGAGGCTGGTGCGGACACCGACCACTCTCTCCGGAGGAACCCCATGTCCGTCGTTCTCGAAGCACCTCGCGTCCGGTCCGGCGCCGCCGCCGCGACCGCAGCGGCGATCTGCTGGATCGCGCTCGGTATCGACTCGGTCGCCCGTGGTGGCGCCGAGACGTCCCGGGACGTGTTCGTCCTGCTGCCCTGGGTGCTCACCGCGTTCGCGGTCACCCAGTTGCACCTCGCCCAGCGTCCGCCGGCCGGGCGCCGCACCTGGATCGAGCCGGTGGGCTACTGGGCCGTGATGGTCGCGATGCTGCTCACGCTGGTCGGCACCGCAGCGTGGCCGCTCGACATACCCGCGCTCCAGGTCCTCGGGTTCCCGCTGGGCGTGATGATCTGGCTGGTTGCGATGATCGCGTTCGGCTGGGGCACGGTCCGCGCGGGCGTGTTTCCGACCTGGGCCGGGGTGCTGCTCGCGCTGCTGGAGCCCGGTTCGATCCTGACCGGCCTGTTGCTCTCCCCGATCGCCGGGCTGGAGGACCACGGAAACTACTCGGCGGGCCTGGAGAAGGGTGTTCTTCTGCTGCTGCTCGCGGGTGCGCTGCGCAGGGCATCGGTGGGTGCCGCCGACACCGCGGAGTGAGCGGTATTAGCCTCTGCGCATGGCGATCTCCACCGAGGCGCACACCTGGACCACCGACGTCCTCGGCGCCCCGTACGAGCAGTACACGATCCCGCTCGGTAGCGATGACCAGGGTGAGGTCGTCGCCACGCTGGTCCGCCGCCGTGCGGACCGGCCGACCGGGCGGGCGGTGCTCCACGTCCACGGTTTTGTCGACTACTTCTTCCAGACCCACCTGGCCGACCGGCTGGTCGAGTCCGGATTCGACTTCTACGCGATCGACCTGCGCAAGTACGGGCGCAGCCTGCGCCCGCACCAGACGCCGTACTTCTGCCGCAGCTTGACCGAGTACTTCGCCGATCTGGACGCCGCTGTCCGGATCATCCGGGAGCAGGACTCGCACGAGACCGTGCTGGTCCATGCCCACTCCACCGGCGGGCTGGTCACGCCGCTCTGGGTGCATCGGCACCGCACCGAACGGCTGGTTGACGGGCTCGCGCTGAACAGCCCGTTCTTCGACATGAACCAGCCGCGGTTGGTGCGTGGGGCGATCGACTTCTTCGGGGCTCCGATGGGCACGTTCCGGCCGTACCAGGTGCTGCCGGCCCCGTCGTCGAACTTCTACGGGCGCAGCCTGCACCGCGACCACGCCGGCGAATGGGACTACGACCTGGCCTGGAAGCCGATGTCCGGGGTGCAGATCCACGCCGGGTGGCTGCGGGCGATCCGGAACGGCCACCGCCGGATCGAGGCCGGTCTGGCGATCGAGGTCCCGATCCTGGTGGCCTGCTCCACGGCGACGTTCCGGTCGTCGCGCTGGGACGAGTCGGTGCTGCGTACCGATGCCGTGCTCGACGTCGAGCACATCGCCAGCCGTGCGCACCGGCTGGGTCGGCAGGTGACGCTGGTCCGGATCGAGAACGGTGTGCACGACCTGGCGCTGTCCGCTCCGCCGGTCCGGGAGCGGTATCTCGAAGAACTTCTACGCTGGGTAGAGACCTACGTTTGAGCCGGAGTAGCGTCGGGTCGTGTACCGCTTCCTGCTGAGCCCGAAGTGGGTTGCGTCGTTCCTGCTGTGCGTCGTGGCCGCGGTGGTCTGCGTACGGCTGGCGCACTGGCAACTCGATCGGCTCGACCAGAAGCGCGCGATCAACGATGCGATCACCACGGCCCGCGACGCGTCGCCGGTGCCCGCGTCCTCGCTGAACGACGAGCCCGAGTACACCCGGGTCCGGGCCACCGGGCAGTACGACGTCGCGCGCGAAGTGCTGGTGCGCAACCGGACACAGGACAACAAGCTCGGGTACTACGTGCTCGCGCCGCTGCGCACCACCGACGGCCCGGTGCTCTGGGTCGTCCGCGGTTGGGTGGCGGCCGGTTCCGGTGGCGCCACGTCGATTCCCACGTACGGGGCGGCGCCTGGTGGCACCGTCACCGTGGTGGGGCGGGTACGCGAACCGGAGAGCGGCTCGATCGGGTCCGTGCAGGTCAGCGGCCACAACCTGATCACCCGAATCACGCCGGAAGCGTTGCAGGCCGACGGTGAGCCTGCCTACGACGCGTTCGTCGAGCTGATCTCGTCGACGCCGGCTGATACTTCGCTCAGCGCCCTGCCTGCGCCGGACGACCTCGACGAGGGCCCACACTTGGCCTACGCCGTTCAGTGGTACCTGTTCGCGGGGATGTTCCTCGTCGGGTACCTGGTCCTCGCCCGCAACTACGCACATCGGGACGACGCCCCGCGCGCCACCGTCGACGCGGATCCGCCCGCCGTGCCTGCCGAGGCTCCTTAGACCGCGTTTCCCGGGCGTCGCTCTCGCGAGTGTCGGGGTGGTCCGCAACGGAGCTTGGGCTCGTAGCCCGTGGCCTAGGCTTCGCTCCATGGCGCCGATGCTCGAAGGCTTCACCCAGTTCGACTTCAGTCATCATGGCAAGACCCACCCGGTCTACCGAGCAGGCACCGGACCCGCGGTCATCGTGATTTCCGAGATCCCCGGCATCACGCCGAAGGTGCTGTCGTTCGCACGGCGGGTGGCCGATCTCGGCTGCACGGTGTTCCTGCCGTCGCTGTTCGGGATCCCCGGCCGCGACATCGACGGCAAGGCGCTACGCACGGCGATGCGGAACGTCTGCGTCTCCCGCGAGTTCACGATGTTGGCCCGCGGCAAGGCGTCGCCGGTGACCGTATGGTTGCGCGCGCTGGCGAAAGAGGCGCACGAGGAATGCGGCGGGCCGGGCGTCGGCGCGGTCGGGATGTGTTTCACCGGCGGGTTCGCGCTGGCGATGGCCGTGGATCGCCGGATGCTCGCGCCGGTGCTCGCCCAGCCGTCGCTGCCGTTCCCGGTCGGTGCCGCCCGAAAGTCCGACGTCGGCCTCGACACCGCGTCGCTGGCTCGGGTAAAGGAGCGCTGCGCGGACGAGGGGCTCTGCGTGTTGGGGCTGCGCTTCACCGACGACAAGTTCGTGCCCGCGGAGCGGTTCGCCCGGCTGCGGCGGGAACTCGGCGACGGTTTCGTCGGGGTGGAGATCCCGTCCTCGTCGGTGCCCAACGGGTCGCAGCCGGGTGGGATGGCGCACTCGGTGCTCACCGAGGACCTCGTGGACGAACCGGGCCATCCGACGCGGGTGGCCCTGGACCAGGTGCTGCAGTTGTTCCGCGACCGCCTGCTGCCCTGAGCAGGGCACGGCTGGGCGCGGGGCGCCGGGCGCCGGGTGCGGGGCGCCGGGTGCGGGGCGCCGGGTGCGGGGCGCCGGGTGCGGGGCGCCGGGTGCGGGGCGCCGGGCGGACGCTGGCTTGAGTCTCGGCATCCGGGCACGTCCCACCTGTCGGGAGCGCTAGCCCGATTCTCGCGCCACCCGTGCCCGCTTAGTCCCCGAGCGTCGGAATCCACGGCGGCGGACAGGCGAAGCGGGCGCGTTTACGCTGGCTATAGCCGCCCTAATCGCGCCCGCTTCGGTCCGCTCCCGGGATGAAACGCGGATCGGGTTCAGCCCCGGCTCAAGGCCGCGTAGCGAGAGGATTCGGCGGCTGGTCAAGTCCTTGCTCGGCGGGGTCACTCGCGGTGCCGGGTGCGGAGCGGGCTGCCCACCTGGTGGACGAGGGGTCCGCTGGACGGGAATGCGGCTGGGGGATTGTCCGATTTCCGCGATCCTGCGGGTCGTTTACTGTCGCTGTGTCTAGTTCCCGGAGTGGGCTGTTGAAGCGCTGCACAGTTTGTGCCGTCAGAGGGGCACAGAATGTGCAGCGCCTCCACACGGTCGACGCCGCGCTCGGGGCTGACGTCCGGTCGGGTGGCCTTGAGGCCGGGCCGGACCAATCCGCGTTCGTAGCGGCGGCATTCCGGGGCCCACCCGAGAGGATAAATCCGCAACACCGTCCCCCACGCAACGCCGAACAGCCGGGGGGCCGCCACCGCGGGGCCGATCCTCTACCGCAGCGCAGCGGCCGGAGCGACGACGAAAGGCGCCCGCCCTCGATGGGGCGAGCGCCTTTCATGTGGCATCAGCGGCCGCCGTTGCCGTTCTCGTGCATCACGTCGCCGTGCGCACGGGCGTCCCAAACCAGGGTCGGTCCCGAGCGGAGCACGGTCGGCTGGTCGTCCTCGTCGCG
This Cryptosporangium aurantiacum DNA region includes the following protein-coding sequences:
- a CDS encoding sensor histidine kinase, whose translation is MSAVAVLAEVPRAGRLPLVVGGCAAALGTPLVIGVALHLRNADATAAPGVTVWWLMLAAIGIGYGTAGAWLVAARPRLPIGPLLLGIGLVGAWVLAALEYGVWALDRPGGPGIAPVLLWWANWTWVAALLGIAAVLPVLAPDGRLASRRWWPVLALALAAVVTHSVHWAVYPYAQGAPGLAAAGLENPIGLAAAARPEVAWPLNVFSMVAVAASLISLVHRWWTARGPVRDRLSWILLGLAASVALFGLGFAAGPAVTALAMVPLSVGFAVAALRHGLWDVDALVARSLLWGALLAVLAGVYVLCVGLLGTLFGGAAGAPLVATVVVALLLAPAHRRVRALVNRLVYGEPDDPYAVLARLGERLEAVQDAGTLLEDVAATAAAALRLPYVAIVLPDGSTVASGVRSDPVETIPLAYAGVDVGQLVVPRGAGTTRRRRRALDDLARRTGIAVHAVQLTREVHRSRELLVSAREEERKRLYRDLHDGLGPALAALALQIETARELLPPDADRAGALLDRALPRLQETVQDVRGVVHGLRPPALDDLGLDGALTELGSRFAPRFPVDVVVETGAALPAAVEVAAYRIVAEALTNAARHAEPRAVRVSVTRSDTGDRVRVVVTDNGRGLTAPATPAGPAAPAGPAAPAGPAAPAGHAAIGGPAGSAAQAGPGGLGALAAPAGLGGTGVGLTSMRHRAEELGGTFTLGPGDDGQGTRVEAELPVTVR
- a CDS encoding alpha/beta hydrolase, with protein sequence MAISTEAHTWTTDVLGAPYEQYTIPLGSDDQGEVVATLVRRRADRPTGRAVLHVHGFVDYFFQTHLADRLVESGFDFYAIDLRKYGRSLRPHQTPYFCRSLTEYFADLDAAVRIIREQDSHETVLVHAHSTGGLVTPLWVHRHRTERLVDGLALNSPFFDMNQPRLVRGAIDFFGAPMGTFRPYQVLPAPSSNFYGRSLHRDHAGEWDYDLAWKPMSGVQIHAGWLRAIRNGHRRIEAGLAIEVPILVACSTATFRSSRWDESVLRTDAVLDVEHIASRAHRLGRQVTLVRIENGVHDLALSAPPVRERYLEELLRWVETYV
- a CDS encoding SURF1 family protein, translating into MYRFLLSPKWVASFLLCVVAAVVCVRLAHWQLDRLDQKRAINDAITTARDASPVPASSLNDEPEYTRVRATGQYDVAREVLVRNRTQDNKLGYYVLAPLRTTDGPVLWVVRGWVAAGSGGATSIPTYGAAPGGTVTVVGRVREPESGSIGSVQVSGHNLITRITPEALQADGEPAYDAFVELISSTPADTSLSALPAPDDLDEGPHLAYAVQWYLFAGMFLVGYLVLARNYAHRDDAPRATVDADPPAVPAEAP
- a CDS encoding dienelactone hydrolase family protein, yielding MAPMLEGFTQFDFSHHGKTHPVYRAGTGPAVIVISEIPGITPKVLSFARRVADLGCTVFLPSLFGIPGRDIDGKALRTAMRNVCVSREFTMLARGKASPVTVWLRALAKEAHEECGGPGVGAVGMCFTGGFALAMAVDRRMLAPVLAQPSLPFPVGAARKSDVGLDTASLARVKERCADEGLCVLGLRFTDDKFVPAERFARLRRELGDGFVGVEIPSSSVPNGSQPGGMAHSVLTEDLVDEPGHPTRVALDQVLQLFRDRLLP